In Nocardia sputorum, a single genomic region encodes these proteins:
- a CDS encoding GuaB3 family IMP dehydrogenase-related protein, translating to MRDMVEIGMGRTARRTYELDDVDIVPSRRTRSSKQVSLSWQLDAYRFEIPFLAHPTDALVSPEFAIELGRLGGLGVINGEGLWARHADVGAKIDQLLELVGKGGYERAVALLQELHAAPMQPDLLAAAVAQVRAAGVTVAVRVSPQNARTLTPALLQAGIDLLVVHGTIISAEHVGDGEPLNLKTFIAELDVPVVAGGVSDHRTALHLMRTGAAGVIVGYGSYPGATTTGEVLGIGVPMATAIADAAAARRDYLDETGGRYVHVIADGDVATSGQLAKAIACGADAAMLGVPLAVAAEAPGRGWYWPSAAAHPSVPRGSLLHVDDPWDLGGEPVGETVRPSLERVLFGPSDDPFGSLNLVGGLRRSMAKAGYSDLKEFQKVGLSVRA from the coding sequence GTGCGCGACATGGTGGAGATCGGCATGGGCCGGACCGCCCGGCGTACCTACGAGCTGGACGACGTCGACATCGTCCCCTCGCGCCGGACCCGCTCGTCGAAGCAGGTCTCGCTGTCCTGGCAGCTGGACGCCTACCGCTTCGAGATCCCGTTCCTCGCGCATCCCACCGACGCGCTGGTGTCGCCGGAGTTCGCCATCGAACTCGGCCGCCTCGGCGGTCTCGGTGTGATCAACGGCGAGGGCCTGTGGGCGCGGCACGCGGACGTCGGCGCGAAGATCGACCAGCTGCTCGAGCTGGTCGGCAAGGGCGGTTACGAGCGCGCGGTGGCGCTGCTGCAGGAACTGCACGCCGCGCCGATGCAGCCGGATCTGCTCGCCGCCGCGGTCGCGCAAGTTCGCGCCGCCGGTGTGACCGTGGCGGTGCGGGTGAGCCCGCAGAACGCGCGCACACTCACCCCTGCGCTGCTGCAGGCGGGCATCGACCTGCTCGTCGTGCACGGCACGATCATCTCCGCCGAGCATGTCGGCGACGGTGAGCCGCTGAACCTCAAGACCTTCATCGCCGAGCTGGACGTGCCCGTGGTCGCGGGCGGCGTGAGCGATCACCGCACCGCGCTGCACCTCATGCGCACCGGGGCGGCGGGCGTGATCGTCGGCTACGGCTCCTATCCCGGGGCGACCACCACCGGCGAGGTGCTCGGCATCGGCGTGCCGATGGCCACCGCGATCGCGGACGCCGCCGCCGCGCGCCGCGACTATCTGGACGAGACCGGCGGCCGCTACGTGCACGTCATCGCGGACGGCGACGTCGCCACCTCGGGGCAGCTGGCCAAGGCGATCGCCTGTGGCGCAGACGCCGCCATGCTCGGAGTCCCGCTGGCCGTGGCCGCCGAGGCGCCCGGCCGTGGCTGGTACTGGCCGTCGGCGGCCGCCCATCCGTCGGTGCCGCGTGGATCGCTGCTGCACGTCGACGATCCGTGGGATCTCGGTGGCGAGCCGGTCGGCGAGACCGTGCGCCCGAGTCTGGAGCGTGTGCTCTTCGGTCCGTCCGACGATCCGTTCGGCTCGCTGAATCTCGTCGGCGGGTTGCGCCGCTCGATGGCGAAGGCCGGTTACTCGGATCTGAAGGAGTTCCAGAAGGTCGGCCTGAGCGTTCGCGCTTGA
- a CDS encoding alpha/beta fold hydrolase translates to MPFARAIDADIHYEDSGGDGPVVLLAHEFFMDRTMFAAQMAALAPEFRIVSWDARGHGRTRDEGLPFTYWTAARDALTVLDHLGAEQAVVGGTAQGGFTALRTALIAPERVSALILISTEAHGPTPEQSTATQKFLDEWYDDGSRERAVHQLASWLIGDDEWYRSIWTQRWLVRDRRGIEVAAGCLLSRDSVLDRLREIACPALVIHPTHSGMDRGRAQELAYGLSGATFIEIAEARLAVTMTHPEPVNHAIQQFLRARTKPTRVR, encoded by the coding sequence GTGCCCTTCGCCCGCGCGATCGATGCCGACATCCATTACGAGGACAGCGGCGGGGACGGCCCGGTGGTACTGCTGGCGCACGAGTTCTTCATGGACCGCACCATGTTCGCCGCCCAAATGGCCGCGCTCGCACCGGAGTTCCGGATCGTCTCCTGGGATGCCCGCGGCCACGGCCGCACTCGGGACGAGGGCCTACCCTTCACCTACTGGACCGCGGCCCGCGACGCGCTGACCGTCCTCGATCATCTCGGCGCCGAGCAGGCCGTGGTCGGCGGCACCGCGCAGGGCGGGTTCACGGCGCTGCGCACCGCCTTGATCGCGCCCGAACGCGTCTCCGCGCTCATCCTGATCAGCACCGAAGCACACGGTCCCACCCCCGAGCAGTCCACCGCCACCCAGAAGTTCCTCGACGAGTGGTACGACGACGGCTCCCGCGAACGGGCCGTGCACCAGCTGGCGTCCTGGCTGATCGGCGACGACGAGTGGTATCGCTCGATCTGGACCCAGCGCTGGCTGGTGCGCGACCGGCGCGGCATCGAGGTGGCGGCGGGCTGCCTGCTCAGCCGCGATTCGGTGCTGGATCGCCTGCGCGAAATCGCTTGTCCCGCCTTGGTGATCCACCCCACGCACAGCGGCATGGACCGCGGACGCGCCCAGGAACTGGCGTACGGGTTGTCCGGCGCCACGTTCATCGAAATCGCCGAAGCACGACTGGCCGTCACGATGACCCACCCCGAACCGGTGAACCACGCGATCCAGCAATTCCTGCGCGCCAGAACGAAACCCACTCGCGTACGGTGA
- the guaA gene encoding glutamine-hydrolyzing GMP synthase, producing MAQTQRPVLVVDFGAQYAQLIARRVRESSVFSEVVPHTTTVEEIAEKQPLAVILSGGPASVYAEGAPQLDPRLFELGLPVFGICYGFQAMAQALGGTVAHTGTREYGRTELNIDGGLLHGGLPTIQPVWMSHGDAVTDAPDGFEVTGTTAGAPVAAFEDRARRLAGVQYHPEVLHSPHGQQVLSRFLHELAGIPSSWTPANIADSLVASVREQIGDGHAICGLSGGVDSAVAAALVQRAIGDRLTCVFVDHGLLRAGEREQVQQDFVAATGAKLVTVDAVDKFLGELKGVTDPEEKRKIIGREFIRSFEDAVGEVVLAHGEADGVTPKVEFLVQGTLYPDVVESGGGSGTANIKSHHNVGGLPDDLEFDLVEPLRLLFKDEVRAVGRELGLPEEIVARQPFPGPGLAIRIVGEVTADRLETLRQADAIAREELTAAGLDGQIWQCPVVLLAEVRSVGVQGDGRTYGHPIVLRPVSSEDAMTADWTRLPYEVLERISTRITNEVAEVNRVVLDVTSKPPGTIEWE from the coding sequence GTGGCACAAACCCAGAGACCGGTCCTCGTCGTCGACTTCGGAGCACAGTACGCCCAGCTGATCGCGCGGCGGGTGCGCGAGTCGAGCGTGTTCTCCGAAGTGGTCCCGCACACCACGACGGTGGAGGAGATCGCCGAGAAGCAGCCGCTCGCGGTGATCCTCTCCGGCGGCCCGGCCAGCGTCTACGCCGAAGGAGCGCCGCAGCTGGACCCGCGGCTGTTCGAGTTGGGGCTGCCGGTCTTCGGCATCTGCTACGGCTTCCAGGCGATGGCCCAAGCGCTGGGCGGCACGGTCGCGCACACCGGCACCCGCGAGTACGGGCGCACCGAACTCAACATCGACGGCGGTTTGCTGCACGGCGGCCTGCCCACTATCCAGCCGGTGTGGATGAGCCACGGCGACGCGGTCACCGACGCCCCCGACGGCTTCGAGGTCACGGGCACCACCGCGGGCGCTCCGGTCGCCGCGTTCGAGGATCGCGCGCGCAGGCTGGCCGGTGTGCAGTACCACCCGGAGGTGTTGCACTCGCCGCACGGGCAGCAGGTGCTGAGCCGGTTCCTGCACGAGCTCGCGGGCATCCCCTCCAGCTGGACACCGGCGAACATCGCCGATTCGCTGGTCGCCTCGGTGCGCGAGCAGATCGGTGACGGGCACGCGATCTGCGGGCTGTCCGGTGGGGTGGACAGCGCCGTCGCCGCCGCCCTGGTGCAGCGCGCCATCGGTGACCGGCTGACCTGCGTGTTCGTCGACCACGGCCTGCTGCGTGCGGGGGAGCGCGAGCAGGTGCAGCAGGATTTCGTCGCCGCGACCGGTGCCAAGTTGGTGACCGTCGACGCGGTCGACAAGTTCCTCGGCGAGTTGAAGGGCGTGACCGATCCCGAGGAGAAGCGCAAGATCATCGGGCGGGAGTTCATCCGCTCCTTCGAGGACGCGGTGGGCGAGGTGGTGCTCGCGCACGGCGAAGCCGACGGCGTGACGCCGAAGGTCGAGTTCCTGGTGCAGGGCACGCTCTACCCGGACGTCGTCGAGTCCGGCGGCGGCAGCGGCACCGCGAACATCAAGAGCCATCACAATGTCGGCGGCCTGCCCGACGACCTGGAGTTCGACCTGGTCGAACCACTGCGGCTGCTGTTCAAGGACGAGGTCCGCGCGGTCGGCCGTGAGCTGGGGCTGCCCGAGGAGATCGTTGCCCGCCAGCCGTTCCCTGGTCCGGGCCTGGCCATCCGGATCGTCGGTGAGGTCACCGCGGACCGTTTGGAGACGCTGCGCCAGGCCGACGCGATCGCCCGCGAGGAGCTGACCGCGGCCGGCCTGGACGGGCAGATCTGGCAGTGCCCGGTCGTGCTGCTCGCGGAGGTCCGCAGCGTCGGTGTCCAGGGCGACGGCCGCACCTACGGTCATCCGATCGTGCTGCGCCCGGTCTCCAGCGAGGACGCCATGACCGCCGACTGGACCCGGCTGCCCTACGAGGTGCTCGAACGCATCTCGACCCGCATCACCAACGAGGTGGCGGAGGTCAACCGGGTGGTCCTGGACGTGACCAGCAAGCCGCCGGGCACCATCGAGTGGGAGTGA
- a CDS encoding PspC domain-containing protein — MTKTSFGDQVQQIWQTRPVRLPRQGPIAGVAAGFARRYEIDPVLVRVAFVVSTIFGGAGMVLYLLAWLLLSAAGDQASAAESLVGKGHSSQSQTKTIVLIVALAIAVSTMGPVGVGLGGSGLISLALMLAGWWMLHLRTPNPPPGTTEAFGGFAPEGGITATGYPGAVFPPGAPRTVGDMYVPPTSVYTPYTKLPDAYVPEGPAAATTVPLHKPATDDATVVPEASAMPAAGAETSSSADEKGQADSPTAVDDQGPATAGSGQAEAGVRTAPDTTDRRESVARTSPDGPVALGKDVPVSGPAASPHRPMAAHPAIIGGSTPPSWDPLGVAPLAWDLPEPTPARTVVAPPPKRPRSRLTPVVIGLAILAAAGAGAAAASGAEWMTPGRIAAAALAVIGLGLVLGAFLRRGYGLLVLTAPLAGFVLLASAVGPIEFEQGAMGDHTWAPASVADLASNYRVTMGSGTLDLRSVKLTGNRTVDLDVRMGEARVLLPAEMTVRTHCTATMAEARCVDGVSGPNTPGAPVLDLNVDVRAGNVEVQHG; from the coding sequence ATGACGAAAACGAGCTTCGGCGACCAGGTCCAGCAGATATGGCAGACCCGGCCGGTCCGATTGCCGCGACAGGGACCGATCGCGGGCGTCGCGGCGGGGTTCGCGCGCCGCTACGAGATCGACCCGGTGCTGGTGCGCGTCGCGTTCGTCGTCTCGACGATCTTCGGCGGCGCGGGCATGGTGCTCTACCTGCTGGCCTGGCTGCTGCTGAGCGCGGCGGGCGATCAGGCGTCCGCGGCCGAGTCGCTGGTCGGCAAGGGCCACAGCTCGCAGTCGCAGACCAAGACGATCGTCTTGATCGTGGCGCTGGCCATCGCGGTCAGCACGATGGGCCCGGTCGGTGTGGGTCTCGGCGGATCCGGCCTGATCAGCCTCGCGCTGATGCTGGCGGGCTGGTGGATGCTGCACCTGCGCACGCCCAACCCGCCGCCGGGAACCACCGAGGCGTTCGGCGGATTCGCCCCGGAGGGCGGGATCACCGCCACCGGCTACCCCGGCGCGGTCTTCCCCCCGGGGGCGCCCCGCACCGTCGGGGACATGTACGTACCGCCGACCAGCGTGTACACCCCGTATACGAAGCTGCCGGACGCCTACGTTCCGGAGGGGCCCGCCGCCGCGACGACGGTCCCGCTGCACAAGCCCGCGACCGACGACGCGACCGTGGTTCCGGAGGCGTCGGCAATGCCCGCCGCGGGGGCGGAGACGAGTTCGTCCGCCGACGAAAAAGGCCAGGCCGATTCGCCTACCGCGGTCGATGATCAGGGACCGGCTACGGCCGGCAGCGGGCAAGCCGAGGCAGGCGTCCGAACCGCGCCCGATACGACTGACCGGCGCGAATCGGTCGCCAGGACCTCACCCGATGGTCCGGTCGCCCTCGGCAAAGACGTTCCGGTGTCCGGGCCCGCCGCGAGCCCGCACCGCCCCATGGCCGCTCACCCCGCGATCATCGGCGGCTCGACCCCACCTTCCTGGGATCCGCTTGGCGTCGCTCCGCTCGCCTGGGACCTCCCGGAGCCGACGCCCGCCCGCACCGTCGTCGCCCCGCCGCCGAAGCGTCCCCGCTCCCGCCTGACCCCGGTGGTGATCGGGCTGGCCATCCTCGCGGCAGCGGGCGCTGGTGCGGCGGCGGCCTCAGGCGCGGAGTGGATGACACCCGGCCGGATCGCCGCGGCGGCGCTCGCCGTGATCGGCCTCGGCCTGGTGCTCGGGGCGTTCCTGCGGCGCGGCTACGGCCTGCTGGTGCTCACCGCGCCGCTCGCCGGGTTCGTGCTGCTCGCCTCCGCGGTCGGTCCGATCGAGTTCGAGCAGGGCGCGATGGGCGACCACACCTGGGCGCCGGCTTCCGTCGCCGACCTCGCATCGAACTACCGGGTGACCATGGGTTCCGGCACGCTGGATCTGCGGTCGGTGAAACTGACCGGCAATCGCACCGTTGACCTCGACGTCCGGATGGGCGAAGCCCGCGTCCTGCTGCCCGCGGAGATGACCGTCCGCACCCACTGCACGGCGACCATGGCCGAAGCGCGCTGCGTCGACGGCGTCAGCGGTCCGAATACCCCCGGCGCGCCGGTCCTCGATCTGAACGTCGACGTCCGCGCCGGAAACGTGGAGGTGCAGCATGGCTGA